One Devosia lacusdianchii genomic window carries:
- the phnN gene encoding phosphonate metabolism protein/1,5-bisphosphokinase (PRPP-forming) PhnN has product MNGTFVAVVGPSGVGKDSLIGFARERLEASGRVVFVRRVVTRQADGGSEDHDSMDVAAFAEAEQSGAFALNWDAHGLRYGLPIGLERDLAAGRVVVANLSRAVIPALVARYPEAIVVSVTADREVITKRLASRGRETAESIQRRLDRSVADRLPPSTVVIDNSGELETAGKQFVSLLEDAAGLAVRA; this is encoded by the coding sequence ATGAACGGCACCTTCGTCGCCGTTGTCGGCCCGAGTGGCGTCGGCAAGGACAGCCTGATCGGCTTTGCCCGCGAACGCCTGGAAGCCAGCGGCCGCGTAGTCTTCGTGCGCCGCGTGGTGACCCGGCAGGCCGATGGCGGCAGCGAAGACCATGACAGCATGGACGTCGCCGCCTTCGCCGAAGCCGAACAGTCCGGCGCCTTTGCGCTGAACTGGGATGCGCATGGCCTGCGCTACGGCCTACCGATCGGGTTAGAGCGCGACCTGGCGGCTGGCCGCGTGGTGGTCGCCAACCTGTCGCGTGCGGTCATACCGGCGCTTGTGGCGCGTTACCCCGAAGCCATTGTGGTATCGGTCACCGCCGACCGCGAAGTCATCACCAAGCGCCTGGCAAGCAGAGGGCGCGAAACTGCGGAGTCGATCCAGCGCCGGCTTGATCGCAGCGTGGCGGATCGGTTGCCGCCGAGCACGGTGGTTATCGACAATTCAGGCGAGCTGGAGACGGCGGGCAAGCAATTCGTCAGCTTGCTGGAAGACGCTGCTGGTCTGGCCGTGCGGGCCTAA
- the phnF gene encoding phosphonate metabolism transcriptional regulator PhnF: protein MTVLKDELGGVALWRRIADAIRLDIVGGKLASGDRLPTEAVLAERFSANRHTVRRAIAVLAEEGVVGAEQGRGTFVRNAKRLSYPIGKRTRFREGLKGQASSLTSRSISHKIENATATVATALSLKPGAKVVRIEGMSIADGRPISRSTTWLPYRRFPDFAERIAQMQSTTDTFASYGIADYSRASTRISARHADIEETKLLGLAPGAILLVSEAVDVDSEGEPISYALSRFPAERMELVV, encoded by the coding sequence ATGACAGTTTTGAAAGACGAGCTGGGTGGCGTGGCATTGTGGCGGCGCATTGCCGATGCGATCCGCCTCGATATCGTCGGCGGCAAACTGGCCAGCGGCGACCGCCTGCCGACCGAAGCTGTTCTGGCTGAACGCTTTTCCGCCAATCGCCACACCGTGCGCCGCGCCATCGCGGTGCTCGCCGAAGAGGGTGTGGTGGGCGCCGAACAGGGGCGCGGCACCTTCGTGCGCAATGCCAAGCGGCTCAGCTATCCCATCGGCAAGCGCACTCGATTCCGGGAAGGCCTCAAAGGCCAGGCGTCCAGCCTTACCTCACGCAGCATCAGCCACAAGATCGAGAATGCCACGGCTACGGTCGCCACCGCGCTCTCGCTCAAACCCGGCGCGAAGGTAGTTCGCATCGAGGGCATGTCGATCGCGGACGGCCGGCCGATCTCGCGGTCGACGACCTGGCTGCCCTATCGGCGCTTTCCCGATTTTGCCGAGCGCATCGCCCAGATGCAGTCTACGACCGACACCTTTGCCAGCTACGGCATTGCCGATTATTCGCGCGCCTCGACCAGAATTTCGGCCCGGCATGCTGACATCGAGGAGACCAAACTGCTGGGGCTGGCGCCGGGTGCCATTCTGCTGGTGTCGGAGGCGGTCGACGTGGATAGCGAAGGCGAACCAATATCTTACGCGCTCAGCCGCTTTCCGGCGGAGCGCATGGAATTGGTGGTTTAG
- the phnG gene encoding phosphonate C-P lyase system protein PhnG, translated as MQTASSIDNGARKAALDVLAAAPSRALADLWDRWADKPEHTKVRGPEVGLVMVRGRAGGGGAPFNLGEASVARASVRIMTGQVGHGYCLGRDMAKAEAIAVIDALWQREPDRVEAEIIEPLRALAIEADQKRRDESAATKVDFFTMVRGDN; from the coding sequence ATGCAGACAGCATCCTCCATCGATAACGGAGCCAGAAAGGCCGCACTCGATGTGCTCGCCGCGGCGCCGTCACGCGCTTTGGCGGACCTGTGGGACCGCTGGGCCGACAAGCCGGAGCACACAAAGGTGCGTGGGCCGGAAGTCGGGCTGGTCATGGTGCGGGGCCGCGCCGGTGGCGGTGGAGCGCCGTTCAACCTGGGCGAGGCCAGCGTCGCCAGGGCCAGCGTGCGCATTATGACCGGGCAGGTGGGGCACGGGTATTGTTTGGGCCGCGATATGGCCAAGGCGGAGGCGATCGCCGTGATCGACGCGCTGTGGCAGCGTGAGCCTGATCGGGTCGAGGCGGAAATTATCGAGCCGCTGCGGGCACTTGCCATCGAGGCGGATCAGAAGCGCCGTGACGAGTCGGCGGCGACGAAGGTCGATTTCTTCACCATGGTACGGGGAGATAACTGA
- the phnH gene encoding phosphonate C-P lyase system protein PhnH → MDLGLEGGFAEPVLQSQTCFRAIMDALANPGTIQKLATPVTASGGLTTELVSTLLTLTDHDTSIWLDNATRSDRAVLDYVNFHTGAPVVAEPGKANFAFASGAAHLPPLDQFNLGTQEYPDRSTTIVLAVEALSGGAELIIRGPGIKEHGHISPVGLPGDFVAQWAANRELFPRGIDLLLVADGAVMGLPRSTRISEGH, encoded by the coding sequence ATGGACCTCGGTCTAGAAGGCGGATTTGCCGAACCTGTGCTGCAATCCCAGACCTGTTTCCGGGCGATCATGGACGCGCTGGCTAACCCCGGAACGATCCAAAAACTCGCTACACCCGTGACCGCTAGTGGTGGCCTGACGACCGAGTTGGTTAGCACACTGTTAACGCTGACCGACCACGACACCAGTATTTGGCTCGATAATGCGACACGCAGCGACCGCGCCGTGTTGGACTATGTTAACTTTCACACCGGTGCGCCGGTGGTGGCCGAGCCGGGCAAAGCGAACTTCGCTTTCGCAAGCGGCGCCGCGCATTTGCCGCCCCTCGATCAGTTCAACCTCGGCACCCAGGAATACCCCGATCGCTCGACCACAATCGTGCTGGCCGTCGAGGCTTTGAGCGGCGGCGCCGAGCTGATCATCCGTGGTCCGGGGATCAAGGAGCACGGCCATATTAGCCCGGTCGGGCTGCCCGGGGATTTCGTGGCGCAGTGGGCGGCCAATCGCGAACTGTTCCCGCGCGGCATCGATCTGCTGCTGGTGGCCGATGGCGCGGTGATGGGCCTGCCGCGCTCGACCCGCATTTCGGAAGGACATTGA
- a CDS encoding carbon-phosphorus lyase complex subunit PhnI, which yields MYVAVKGGEAAIANAHALLADRRRGDRSVPALRIDQIVEQLGLAVDRAMGEGSLYDKELAALALVQARGDLIEAIFLVRAYRTTLPRFGYSQPIETGEMLIERRISATFKDLPGGQMLGPTFDYTHRLLDPSIVDGDVPAPIVREAETEQAPRVTDLLGRQGLMEPDGETDPDRDVGDLTREPLDFPLDRDLRLQALARGDEGFLLALGYSTQRGYGRSHPFVGEIRIGEVDVEFDVPELGLAVNLGRIRVTECQMVNQFKGSAKVPPQFTRGYGLVFGQAERKAMAMSLCDRALRAREFGEDIVAPAQDEEFVISHSDNVQATGFVEHLKLPHYVDFQAELDLIRRMRAEHDAAEMKEAAE from the coding sequence ATGTACGTAGCCGTCAAGGGCGGGGAAGCCGCCATTGCCAATGCTCACGCACTGCTGGCCGACCGCCGCCGTGGCGATCGGTCGGTGCCCGCGCTGCGCATCGACCAGATCGTCGAGCAACTTGGGCTCGCGGTGGATCGCGCCATGGGCGAGGGCTCGCTCTATGACAAGGAACTGGCGGCGCTGGCTTTGGTGCAGGCGCGTGGCGACCTGATAGAAGCGATCTTTCTGGTCCGCGCCTATCGCACCACGCTGCCACGCTTCGGTTATTCCCAGCCGATCGAGACGGGCGAAATGCTGATCGAACGCCGCATTTCGGCGACCTTCAAGGACCTGCCCGGTGGGCAGATGCTGGGGCCGACCTTCGACTATACTCACCGCCTGCTCGATCCCTCGATCGTCGATGGCGATGTGCCTGCGCCGATCGTTCGCGAGGCCGAGACGGAACAGGCGCCGCGCGTCACTGACCTTCTCGGACGGCAGGGGCTGATGGAGCCCGATGGCGAGACCGATCCCGATCGCGATGTCGGCGACCTGACGCGTGAGCCGCTGGACTTTCCACTGGATCGCGACCTGCGCCTGCAGGCGCTGGCGCGTGGCGACGAGGGGTTCCTGTTGGCGCTCGGCTACTCGACCCAACGCGGCTATGGCCGCAGCCATCCATTCGTCGGCGAGATCCGCATTGGCGAAGTCGATGTCGAGTTCGACGTGCCCGAGCTGGGCCTTGCCGTGAACCTCGGGCGCATCCGGGTGACCGAGTGCCAGATGGTCAACCAGTTCAAGGGCTCGGCGAAAGTGCCGCCACAATTCACCCGTGGCTACGGACTGGTCTTCGGCCAGGCTGAGCGGAAGGCCATGGCCATGTCGCTGTGCGACAGGGCGCTGCGGGCCCGCGAGTTTGGCGAGGACATTGTCGCACCGGCGCAGGATGAGGAGTTCGTCATTTCGCACTCCGACAATGTGCAGGCGACCGGCTTTGTCGAGCATTTGAAGCTGCCGCACTATGTGGATTTTCAGGCGGAGCTGGACCTGATCCGGCGCATGCGGGCGGAGCATGATGCGGCCGAAATGAAGGAGGCCGCGGAATGA
- a CDS encoding alpha-D-ribose 1-methylphosphonate 5-phosphate C-P-lyase PhnJ, whose amino-acid sequence MNAVAQYNFAYLDEQTKRMIRRAILKAIAIPGYQVPFSSREMPMPYGWGTGGVQVTASIIGPEDVLKVIDQGADDTTNAVSIRAFFAKVAQVATTTHTAEATIIQTRHRIPEKALGQGQILVYQVPIPEPLRFLEPRETETRKMHALEEYGLMHVKLYEDIARHGRIATTYAYPVKVEGRYVMDPSPTPKFDNPKMHMSEALQLFGAGREHRIYAVPPHTEVVSLDFEDHPFEIQHFAEPCALCGAEQVYLDEVILDDRGGHMYVCSDTDNCEERREAGHVGALGMKEAAE is encoded by the coding sequence ATGAACGCCGTCGCCCAATACAACTTTGCTTATCTCGACGAGCAGACCAAGCGGATGATCCGGCGGGCCATTTTGAAGGCCATCGCCATCCCTGGTTATCAGGTGCCATTCTCGTCGCGCGAAATGCCCATGCCCTATGGCTGGGGCACGGGTGGCGTGCAGGTGACGGCGTCGATCATCGGGCCAGAGGATGTGCTCAAGGTCATCGACCAGGGCGCTGACGACACCACCAACGCTGTTTCGATCCGGGCTTTTTTCGCCAAGGTCGCGCAGGTGGCAACGACCACCCATACCGCCGAAGCCACCATCATCCAGACCCGCCACCGCATTCCGGAAAAGGCGCTGGGGCAGGGGCAAATCCTGGTCTACCAGGTACCGATCCCCGAGCCGCTGCGCTTCCTCGAACCGCGCGAAACCGAAACGCGCAAGATGCATGCGCTTGAGGAATACGGGCTGATGCACGTCAAGCTCTACGAGGACATCGCTCGCCACGGCCGCATCGCCACGACCTATGCCTATCCGGTCAAGGTCGAGGGCCGCTACGTAATGGATCCGAGCCCGACCCCCAAGTTCGACAACCCCAAGATGCATATGAGCGAGGCGCTGCAGTTGTTCGGCGCCGGGCGCGAGCATCGCATCTACGCCGTGCCGCCGCATACTGAAGTGGTGAGCCTCGATTTCGAGGATCATCCATTCGAGATCCAGCATTTTGCCGAGCCCTGTGCTCTGTGCGGGGCGGAGCAGGTGTATCTGGACGAGGTCATTCTGGATGACCGGGGCGGGCATATGTACGTCTGCTCGGACACCGACAATTGCGAAGAACGCCGGGAAGCGGGGCACGTTGGTGCGCTGGGGATGAAGGAGGCGGCGGAATGA
- the phnK gene encoding phosphonate C-P lyase system protein PhnK translates to MTTEPLLRVENLTKYYGSRLGCADVSFELWPGEVLAIVGESGSGKTTLLNSLSATLEPSSGRTLYRMRDEQWRNIYELSEAERRFLVRTDWGFVHQNPADGLRMTVSAGANVGERLMAVGDRHYGHIRDTALDWLGRVEIAADRIDDQPRSFSGGMRQRLQIARNLVTGPRLVFMDEPTGGLDVSVQARLLDLLRGLVGELGLAAIVVTHDLAVARLLSHRMMVMKDGRVIEAGLTDRVLDDPREPYTQLLVSSILQV, encoded by the coding sequence ATGACTACCGAACCCCTTCTCCGCGTCGAGAACCTGACCAAATATTACGGCAGCCGTCTCGGCTGCGCCGATGTGAGTTTCGAGCTCTGGCCGGGTGAAGTCCTGGCCATTGTGGGGGAATCCGGCTCGGGCAAGACCACGTTGCTGAACTCCCTGTCGGCGACGCTGGAGCCGAGCTCGGGCCGGACCCTCTACCGCATGCGCGATGAGCAATGGCGCAATATCTATGAGCTGAGCGAAGCCGAGCGGCGTTTCCTCGTCCGCACCGACTGGGGCTTCGTGCACCAGAACCCGGCCGATGGCCTGCGCATGACGGTATCGGCCGGCGCCAATGTCGGCGAGCGGCTAATGGCCGTGGGTGACCGGCATTATGGGCATATCCGCGACACGGCGCTCGACTGGCTCGGGCGCGTTGAGATCGCGGCGGACCGTATCGACGATCAGCCGCGCTCCTTCTCCGGCGGCATGCGACAGCGCCTGCAGATCGCCCGCAACCTGGTGACCGGGCCGCGCCTGGTGTTCATGGATGAGCCGACTGGCGGCCTCGACGTGTCGGTGCAAGCGCGCCTGCTCGATCTGCTGCGTGGGCTGGTGGGCGAACTGGGGCTGGCAGCAATTGTCGTGACCCACGACCTCGCCGTCGCCCGACTGCTCAGCCATCGCATGATGGTGATGAAGGATGGGCGGGTGATCGAGGCCGGTCTCACTGACCGCGTGCTGGATGATCCGCGTGAGCCTTACACGCAGCTGCTGGTTTCCTCGATTTTGCAGGTGTGA
- the phnL gene encoding phosphonate C-P lyase system protein PhnL, which translates to MTALSVQNLAKTFTMHLRDGVVLPVVENVNFDVQAGECVVLGGPSGAGKSSILKMVYGNYGIDAGAIVIRHHGEAVDLAASDPRTVLTLRRDSIGYVSQFLRTVPRVSALDVVAEPLVIRGVDKTEAQQRARELLARLNLPERLWSLPPATFSGGEQQRVNIARGFITDHPVLLLDEPTASLDATNRAVVVAMITEKKAAGVALLGIFHDDDVRERVADRIVDVTAFAPRIAA; encoded by the coding sequence ATGACCGCGCTTTCCGTTCAAAATCTCGCCAAGACCTTCACCATGCATCTGCGCGACGGCGTCGTGCTGCCGGTGGTGGAGAATGTGAACTTCGATGTCCAGGCCGGCGAGTGCGTCGTGCTGGGCGGACCTTCGGGGGCGGGCAAGAGTTCGATCCTCAAGATGGTCTATGGCAATTACGGCATCGATGCCGGGGCCATCGTGATCCGGCACCATGGAGAGGCGGTCGATCTGGCAGCGTCCGACCCGCGCACGGTGCTGACGCTCCGACGGGACAGCATTGGCTATGTCAGCCAGTTCCTGCGCACCGTGCCGCGTGTCTCGGCGCTCGACGTGGTGGCCGAGCCGCTGGTGATCCGTGGCGTCGACAAGACCGAGGCTCAGCAGCGCGCCCGCGAACTGCTGGCCCGGCTCAACCTGCCGGAAAGGCTGTGGTCGCTGCCTCCTGCCACCTTCTCGGGTGGCGAGCAGCAGCGCGTCAACATTGCACGCGGCTTCATCACCGATCACCCGGTCTTGCTGCTGGACGAGCCTACAGCATCGCTCGATGCGACCAACCGCGCCGTAGTGGTCGCCATGATCACTGAGAAGAAGGCCGCCGGCGTGGCCTTGCTGGGGATTTTTCATGACGACGATGTGCGGGAACGGGTGGCGGATCGCATCGTCGACGTGACTGCATTCGCGCCGAGGATTGCCGCATGA
- a CDS encoding DapH/DapD/GlmU-related protein, whose translation MTRLSEKPFVHPTAQVTGSTLGRYTEVGAGSHVSRSTLGDYAYCVENTQIAYAQIGKFANIASHVRIYASMHPMERASLHHFTYRSAWYFEGEEDDQGFFDWRAGQGITIGHDTWIGHGAVVMPGVRIGNGAIIGSNAVVTKDVADFAIAVGVPARTIKQRFSDDVAGRLDAMAWWDWSHEKLHEALPDFRKLGIEAFLEKYE comes from the coding sequence ATGACCCGGCTTTCCGAAAAACCCTTCGTCCATCCAACCGCTCAGGTGACGGGCTCGACGCTAGGCCGGTACACCGAGGTCGGCGCCGGCAGCCATGTGTCGCGTTCGACGCTGGGGGATTACGCCTACTGCGTTGAGAATACGCAGATTGCCTATGCCCAGATTGGCAAGTTCGCCAACATCGCCAGCCATGTGCGCATCTATGCCAGCATGCATCCGATGGAACGGGCCTCACTGCACCACTTCACCTACCGCTCGGCCTGGTATTTCGAGGGTGAGGAAGATGACCAGGGCTTCTTCGACTGGCGCGCCGGGCAGGGGATCACCATTGGTCATGATACCTGGATAGGTCATGGCGCGGTGGTGATGCCGGGGGTGAGGATCGGCAATGGGGCGATCATCGGCTCCAATGCCGTGGTGACAAAGGACGTGGCGGATTTCGCCATTGCCGTGGGCGTGCCGGCGCGAACCATCAAGCAGCGGTTTAGTGATGATGTGGCTGGACGGCTCGATGCGATGGCGTGGTGGGACTGGAGCCACGAGAAGTTGCACGAGGCGCTGCCGGATTTCCGCAAGCTGGGGATCGAGGCGTTTCTGGAGAAGTATGAGTAG
- the phnC gene encoding phosphonate ABC transporter ATP-binding protein: protein MLKISNVSRRFGDKLAVSDVNLEIPQGQMVGIIGRSGAGKSTLLRMINRLADVSTGYIEYEGVRTSELRGQNLRNWQRDCAMIFQQFNLVPRLDVITNVMLGRLNGRNPLLNLLQVFSADEQLEALKALERLDIAATATQWAQTLSGGQQQRVAIARALMQGPKLILADEPIASLDPRNAQIVMDSLRDINAEGITVITNLHTLDTARAYCERIIGMAQGKVVFDGTPNELTTDVARTIYGADGLKEAFSEAMTSTSIAPITLKTAAVVNPAP from the coding sequence ATGCTCAAGATTTCCAACGTTTCACGACGTTTCGGTGACAAGCTTGCCGTCAGCGACGTGAATCTCGAAATCCCGCAAGGGCAGATGGTCGGCATTATCGGCCGCTCGGGCGCTGGCAAGTCGACCCTGCTGCGCATGATCAATCGCCTGGCCGACGTCTCCACTGGTTACATCGAATACGAGGGCGTTCGCACGTCGGAATTGCGCGGGCAGAACCTGCGGAACTGGCAGCGCGATTGCGCCATGATCTTCCAGCAGTTCAACCTAGTGCCGCGCCTCGACGTCATCACCAATGTGATGCTGGGCCGGCTCAACGGACGCAACCCACTCCTCAATCTGCTGCAGGTGTTCTCGGCCGACGAGCAGCTTGAAGCGCTCAAGGCGCTCGAGCGGCTCGATATCGCCGCGACGGCGACGCAGTGGGCGCAGACCCTGTCGGGTGGCCAGCAGCAGCGCGTAGCGATTGCCCGGGCGCTGATGCAGGGCCCCAAGCTGATCCTGGCCGACGAGCCGATCGCCAGCCTTGACCCGCGCAATGCCCAGATCGTCATGGACAGCCTGCGCGACATCAATGCCGAAGGCATCACCGTCATCACCAACCTGCATACGCTGGATACGGCGCGCGCCTATTGCGAGCGTATCATCGGCATGGCGCAGGGCAAGGTGGTGTTCGATGGCACGCCCAACGAGCTCACCACCGACGTGGCGCGCACCATCTACGGCGCCGACGGGCTCAAGGAAGCCTTCTCCGAGGCGATGACCTCGACCTCCATCGCACCAATCACCCTCAAGACCGCCGCCGTCGTCAATCCGGCGCCGTAA